In the Chryseobacterium sp. MYb264 genome, one interval contains:
- a CDS encoding alpha/beta hydrolase: MNLDYIVREPENITPTTPILFMLHGYGSNEQDLFSFRETLPADWIIVSFRAPRETQFEGYSWYDIDFNDPENFIDVPQAKESLHSVLENILKIVNHYGITEGKTHLCGFSQGGILCYALALQYPEMFNYIACMSCYPEEKIMDGIVKDKKKLEGLRFFISHGTDDAVIPLEWGRKAADLLYDLSCYFSFREYMSGHGVNQKNYMDLMEFFSK, from the coding sequence ATGAATTTAGATTATATCGTTCGCGAACCCGAAAATATTACTCCGACTACCCCTATCCTTTTTATGCTCCACGGTTACGGAAGCAATGAACAGGATTTGTTCAGTTTCCGAGAAACGCTTCCTGCAGACTGGATTATTGTAAGCTTCAGAGCCCCAAGAGAGACCCAGTTTGAAGGATATTCCTGGTATGACATTGATTTTAATGACCCTGAAAATTTCATTGATGTCCCTCAGGCTAAAGAATCATTACATTCTGTGCTTGAAAATATTTTAAAAATCGTTAACCACTACGGAATTACAGAAGGAAAAACCCATCTCTGCGGTTTTAGCCAGGGTGGAATTTTATGCTATGCCTTAGCCTTGCAGTATCCGGAAATGTTTAATTATATCGCTTGCATGAGCTGTTATCCCGAAGAAAAAATAATGGACGGAATAGTGAAAGACAAAAAGAAGCTGGAAGGTTTACGTTTTTTTATCTCACACGGTACCGATGATGCGGTTATTCCATTGGAATGGGGAAGAAAAGCAGCAGATCTACTGTACGATCTCAGCTGCTATTTTTCTTTCAGAGAATACATGAGCGGTCATGGAGTCAATCAAAAGAATTACATGGATTTAATGGAATTCTTTTCTAAATAA
- a CDS encoding response regulator transcription factor produces MQSHKINIVIVDDHPIVIEGLKIMLNNQSVFNVAETFTSGAEIINFVQSGEVDIILLDITLPDSNGIELCKKIKIISPGTSVIMFSNRSERSIIMQCIQNGASGYLLKNTSIDELIDCIKGALSGDIVFCKETKDIISKPSPNEFIIPRLTKREKQILKLVAQGKTSAVIAEELFLSPLTVDTHRKNLLQKFRAKNSTELISLALQQNLIDE; encoded by the coding sequence ATGCAATCTCATAAAATAAACATCGTCATTGTCGACGACCATCCTATCGTTATAGAAGGGCTAAAAATAATGCTCAACAACCAGTCGGTTTTTAATGTCGCTGAAACATTTACCTCAGGTGCGGAAATTATAAATTTTGTACAATCCGGAGAAGTAGACATTATTTTACTCGACATTACACTTCCGGATTCCAATGGAATAGAATTGTGTAAAAAAATTAAAATAATTTCTCCGGGAACTTCCGTAATTATGTTCAGTAACCGTTCTGAAAGAAGTATTATTATGCAGTGTATCCAAAACGGGGCGAGTGGCTATTTACTGAAAAACACATCAATTGATGAGCTTATAGACTGTATTAAAGGGGCACTTTCCGGAGATATTGTTTTCTGTAAAGAGACCAAAGACATTATCAGTAAGCCGTCTCCGAACGAATTTATAATACCCCGTCTTACCAAACGTGAAAAGCAAATTTTAAAACTCGTAGCACAGGGAAAGACAAGTGCAGTGATTGCAGAAGAGCTATTTTTAAGCCCGTTGACTGTCGATACGCACCGAAAAAATCTTCTGCAGAAATTCCGGGCAAAAAATTCCACAGAACTTATCAGTCTGGCCCTGCAGCAAAATCTCATTGATGAGTAA
- a CDS encoding tetratricopeptide repeat-containing sensor histidine kinase yields the protein MRHFSLLIFVLFSFSLQSQQIVPLNEKKYTDSLQAVIETRNSRDSKATAYFLLSNYYRNTDTIASKKYLALGKNSSKQFPLLAAKSHYYEGQYLLEKDKEKAAEAYQKAIQELSKIKSEESDYFQSLCWYNYGVAQKNKEGYPFLLKIILEKAIPLLEKYPESKNLGFLYSQLAIILTYNAEFEKAGIYNRKALDILEKTAPNSSELFFAYLNAASNFCYQAKGDEAKKNLDKAEKLIIRYPDSSLNASFYYGKTLYFITKQKHDESLIAIDKGLIYAKKFNLSLLAQMFYFNKYDILRKQKKFGESKAVLENILKEKTLMADANNKKSVYKQLSSLSEEMGDPAEALTWEKKYSRLSDSLHSENVKLEINKLETKFQTAEKEKKIAQKELEINKKNLYLWILGLASLFLMILIISIYLYHKKLTRQRAINHLQNLKEIQQKEELNMAKAILETEEKERERIAKDLHDGLGGMLAGIKINFSTWSSTTGLENNQQAGFDRILDQLDHSVRELRAVARNLMPESLLNLGLEAALTDLCEFYSRNDLEIECQALNINHQLPLSVQKNIYRIIQELLANAVKHSQADSILVQCSQSDSNLMITVEDNGKGFDENIYKTSKSMGIRNLKNRVDYLKGSMEIHSDKEGTQINIELNTDAIS from the coding sequence ATGAGGCATTTTTCTCTTTTAATATTTGTTTTATTTTCATTTAGTTTACAATCCCAGCAAATTGTTCCACTTAACGAAAAAAAATATACGGACAGTCTACAAGCTGTGATCGAAACCAGAAATAGCAGAGACAGCAAGGCGACTGCGTATTTTCTTCTTTCCAACTATTACCGTAATACAGATACGATTGCAAGTAAAAAGTACTTGGCTTTAGGCAAAAACTCATCAAAACAGTTTCCTCTCTTAGCCGCTAAATCTCATTATTATGAAGGACAGTATCTGCTCGAAAAAGATAAAGAGAAAGCCGCAGAGGCTTATCAAAAGGCGATTCAGGAGCTGTCAAAAATTAAATCCGAAGAGTCAGATTATTTCCAATCCTTATGCTGGTATAATTACGGTGTCGCTCAAAAAAACAAAGAAGGTTATCCTTTTTTGCTTAAAATTATTCTTGAGAAGGCGATCCCATTACTGGAAAAATATCCGGAGAGTAAGAATTTAGGTTTTTTATATTCTCAGCTGGCCATCATCCTTACCTATAACGCTGAATTTGAAAAAGCCGGAATTTACAATAGAAAAGCATTGGATATTCTTGAGAAAACAGCTCCAAATTCCTCAGAACTATTCTTTGCTTATCTGAATGCTGCCAGCAACTTCTGCTATCAGGCAAAGGGAGATGAAGCGAAAAAAAATCTTGATAAAGCGGAAAAATTAATTATCCGATATCCTGATTCCTCATTAAATGCCTCTTTTTATTATGGAAAAACATTGTATTTTATTACCAAACAGAAACATGATGAATCATTGATTGCTATCGATAAAGGTTTAATATATGCTAAAAAGTTCAATCTCAGTCTTTTGGCTCAGATGTTCTATTTTAACAAATATGATATTTTAAGGAAGCAAAAGAAATTTGGTGAATCCAAAGCAGTACTTGAAAATATTCTGAAAGAAAAAACGCTGATGGCTGATGCCAATAATAAAAAATCAGTGTATAAACAGCTTTCAAGTTTGAGTGAGGAAATGGGAGATCCAGCCGAGGCGTTAACCTGGGAAAAAAAATATTCTCGGCTAAGTGACAGCTTACATTCAGAAAATGTAAAGCTTGAAATCAATAAGCTTGAAACCAAGTTCCAAACGGCAGAAAAGGAAAAAAAGATTGCCCAGAAAGAACTTGAAATCAATAAGAAAAATCTCTATTTATGGATATTAGGGTTAGCCTCTTTATTCTTAATGATCCTCATTATTTCCATTTACCTGTATCATAAAAAACTGACACGACAAAGAGCAATCAATCACCTGCAAAACCTTAAAGAAATACAGCAGAAAGAAGAACTTAATATGGCCAAAGCCATTCTTGAAACTGAAGAGAAAGAAAGAGAACGGATTGCCAAAGATCTCCACGACGGACTGGGAGGGATGTTGGCAGGAATAAAAATAAATTTTTCAACCTGGTCCTCTACGACCGGCTTGGAAAATAATCAGCAGGCCGGTTTCGACAGGATCTTGGACCAGCTGGATCATTCCGTTAGGGAACTCAGAGCTGTAGCCAGGAACCTGATGCCTGAATCTTTATTAAATTTAGGACTGGAAGCAGCTTTAACTGATCTCTGTGAATTCTACAGCCGCAACGATCTGGAAATAGAATGTCAGGCCCTGAATATTAATCATCAACTTCCGTTATCTGTTCAGAAAAATATCTATCGGATTATTCAGGAGCTGCTTGCTAATGCCGTAAAGCATTCGCAAGCAGACAGTATCCTGGTGCAATGTTCACAATCGGATTCTAATTTGATGATTACGGTTGAAGATAACGGAAAAGGGTTTGATGAAAATATTTATAAAACCTCAAAAAGTATGGGAATCCGAAATTTGAAAAACAGAGTTGATTATCTAAAAGGAAGCATGGAAATCCATTCCGACAAAGAGGGAACCCAGATTAATATTGAACTGAATACAGATGCAATCTCATAA
- the tyrS gene encoding tyrosine--tRNA ligase gives MNSFIEELKWRGLFADMMPGTDEQLNKEMTSAYIGFDPTADSLHIGSLIQIKILAHFQQHGHKPIALVGGATGMIGDPSGKSAERNLLDEETLLHYVECLKNQLARFLHFDGNETNKAELVNNYDWMKNISFLDFAKNVGKNITVNYMMAKDSVKKRFSGESGADGMSFTEFTYQLIQGYDFLHLYQNEGVKLQMGGSDQWGNITTGTELIRRKAQGEAFALTVPLITKADGSKFGKSESGENYWLDKKKTSPYKFYQFWLNATDVDAERFIKFYTFLGKEEIEALIEEHGTAPHERKLQKKLAEEVTVWVHGREEYEKALKASEILFGRSTAEDLVSLDEEIFLEIFDGVPQKEVAKADVLGVNIVDLLSEKSGFLKSKSEATRELKGNSISVNKNKINEVYTASETDLIDGKFLLLQKGKKSYFIVKVI, from the coding sequence ATGAACTCTTTTATTGAAGAACTGAAATGGCGCGGACTTTTTGCCGACATGATGCCGGGAACGGATGAACAACTGAACAAGGAAATGACCTCAGCCTATATCGGTTTTGATCCCACAGCAGATTCTTTACATATCGGAAGTCTTATTCAGATTAAAATTTTGGCTCATTTTCAGCAGCATGGTCACAAGCCAATTGCGCTAGTTGGTGGTGCTACGGGAATGATTGGTGATCCTTCAGGGAAATCTGCAGAGAGAAATCTTCTGGATGAAGAAACTCTGCTTCATTATGTTGAGTGTTTGAAAAACCAGCTGGCAAGATTCTTACATTTTGACGGAAATGAAACCAATAAAGCGGAATTGGTAAACAATTACGACTGGATGAAAAATATTTCTTTCCTTGATTTTGCAAAAAATGTCGGCAAAAATATTACGGTAAACTATATGATGGCCAAAGATTCCGTGAAAAAAAGATTTTCAGGTGAATCTGGTGCTGACGGAATGAGTTTTACGGAATTTACGTATCAGTTAATTCAGGGGTACGATTTCCTACATTTATATCAAAACGAGGGCGTAAAGCTTCAGATGGGAGGTTCTGACCAATGGGGAAATATCACAACAGGGACAGAATTAATCCGAAGAAAAGCTCAGGGAGAAGCATTTGCTTTAACGGTTCCTCTGATTACGAAAGCTGACGGTTCTAAATTCGGAAAGTCTGAAAGCGGAGAAAATTACTGGCTTGACAAAAAGAAAACCTCACCTTATAAATTCTATCAATTTTGGTTGAATGCAACAGATGTTGATGCTGAAAGATTCATTAAATTCTATACTTTCTTAGGAAAAGAGGAAATTGAAGCTTTGATTGAAGAACATGGAACAGCTCCTCACGAAAGAAAACTTCAGAAAAAATTAGCAGAAGAAGTGACAGTTTGGGTTCACGGAAGAGAAGAATATGAAAAAGCTTTAAAAGCTTCTGAAATTCTTTTCGGACGTTCAACTGCGGAAGATCTGGTAAGTCTTGACGAAGAAATTTTCCTTGAAATTTTTGATGGTGTTCCTCAAAAAGAAGTTGCTAAAGCTGATGTGTTGGGAGTAAATATCGTTGATCTGCTTTCTGAAAAATCAGGATTTCTGAAATCTAAAAGTGAAGCGACAAGAGAATTGAAAGGAAATTCAATTTCTGTCAACAAAAATAAAATCAATGAGGTTTACACAGCGAGCGAAACTGATTTAATTGACGGAAAATTCCTTTTATTACAAAAGGGTAAAAAGAGTTATTTCATTGTAAAAGTGATCTAA
- a CDS encoding RNA polymerase sigma factor, with translation MNEEQLFLLIGKAKEKDQKAQTRLINIFWVDVFSFVMKKVRDENDADEITVNVFSKVLSKLDMYDPHFQFKTWVLTIAQNTIIDFWRKKSRENQDPTENLDEVKNQYAKSPEELMISDEEQKKIITTIESLDANYQDIIKLRFFEEKSIKEIAEELGISVANTKVRVMRAKKVLAELLKNNEFDDN, from the coding sequence ATGAACGAAGAACAATTATTCCTGCTCATCGGTAAAGCAAAGGAAAAAGACCAGAAAGCTCAAACCAGGCTCATCAACATCTTTTGGGTTGATGTTTTTTCTTTTGTGATGAAAAAAGTGAGGGATGAAAATGATGCAGACGAAATTACGGTCAATGTTTTTTCAAAAGTTTTGTCAAAATTGGATATGTATGATCCGCATTTTCAATTTAAAACCTGGGTGCTTACCATTGCTCAGAATACCATTATCGATTTTTGGCGAAAAAAATCAAGAGAGAACCAGGATCCGACGGAAAATTTGGATGAAGTAAAGAATCAATATGCCAAATCACCGGAAGAATTAATGATTTCGGATGAAGAACAAAAAAAAATCATCACGACCATTGAATCGCTGGATGCCAATTATCAGGATATTATTAAACTGAGATTTTTTGAAGAAAAAAGTATCAAAGAAATTGCTGAAGAGCTGGGAATTTCTGTTGCCAATACGAAAGTTCGGGTCATGCGGGCGAAAAAAGTTTTAGCCGAATTACTGAAGAATAACGAGTTTGATGATAATTAA
- the lipA gene encoding lipoyl synthase, whose protein sequence is MENLVQDTTVQKPKWIRVKLPTGKNYRELRTLVDKYKLNTICQSGSCPNMGECWGEGTATFMILGNICTRSCGFCGVKTGKPLDVNWDEPEKVARSIKLMKIKHAVLTSVDRDDLKDMGSILWGETVNAVRRISPGTTMETLIPDFQGLTKHLDRLVDVAPEVISHNMETVKRLTREVRIQAKYERSLEVLRYLKEAGQRRTKTGVMLGLGEEKHEVFQTIEDIRNANVDVITLGQYLQPTKKHLPVKKFITPEEFDEFGDFARSLGFRHVESSPLVRSSYHAEKHIH, encoded by the coding sequence ATGGAAAATTTAGTTCAAGATACTACCGTTCAGAAGCCAAAATGGATTCGTGTAAAATTGCCTACCGGTAAGAATTACAGAGAATTAAGGACTTTGGTTGATAAATATAAATTAAATACAATTTGCCAAAGCGGAAGCTGCCCAAATATGGGGGAGTGCTGGGGAGAGGGAACAGCCACTTTCATGATTCTTGGAAATATCTGTACCAGAAGCTGTGGATTTTGTGGGGTAAAAACCGGAAAACCGCTTGATGTAAACTGGGATGAACCTGAAAAAGTAGCCCGTTCGATCAAATTAATGAAGATCAAACACGCCGTTTTAACGTCTGTTGACCGTGACGATTTGAAAGATATGGGTTCAATTCTTTGGGGTGAAACCGTAAATGCGGTAAGAAGAATTTCTCCGGGAACTACGATGGAAACATTAATTCCTGATTTCCAAGGCTTAACAAAACACCTTGACAGATTGGTAGATGTTGCTCCGGAAGTAATCTCTCACAACATGGAAACCGTAAAACGTTTGACAAGAGAGGTAAGAATTCAGGCAAAATATGAAAGAAGCCTTGAGGTGTTGAGATATTTAAAAGAAGCCGGACAAAGAAGAACGAAAACCGGTGTAATGCTTGGTTTAGGTGAGGAAAAACATGAAGTGTTCCAAACAATCGAGGACATCAGGAATGCAAATGTAGACGTCATTACCTTAGGTCAGTATTTACAGCCAACAAAAAAACATCTTCCTGTAAAAAAATTCATTACGCCTGAAGAGTTTGATGAATTCGGGGATTTTGCAAGAAGTTTAGGCTTCAGACACGTTGAAAGTTCGCCTTTGGTGAGAAGTTCTTATCACGCAGAAAAACATATTCATTAA
- a CDS encoding AraC family transcriptional regulator: MKIQKEIIEFEEGKSFKLFSPSLKNCFFWHYHPEIELVYVEACNGIRHVGKNISDFEGSDLLLIGSNIPHLNFDYKIQTECKQLVLQMRNDFLQNIILPVPEFDTIKKLLDRSYLGLSFSGETKRMVVEKLHLMKDKNSFESLMGLMDILHILANSGEVKELNNEDTRIKWFLNDKIRMGTIYDYIHENYDKNPNVNIIAENVNLSTPAFCRYFKKQTNMTFTDFVNNYRINQAKLLLLQNEGITEVCFQVGFESLSYFNKLFKKLMNETPTEFKKKHLSKVV; this comes from the coding sequence ATGAAAATTCAGAAAGAAATCATTGAGTTTGAAGAAGGTAAATCATTCAAACTGTTTTCACCTTCGCTTAAAAACTGTTTTTTCTGGCATTACCATCCGGAAATCGAGCTGGTGTATGTAGAAGCGTGTAACGGCATCCGCCATGTCGGTAAAAATATTTCAGATTTTGAGGGAAGTGATCTTTTACTGATTGGCTCCAATATTCCGCATCTCAATTTTGATTATAAGATTCAGACCGAATGCAAGCAGCTTGTCTTACAGATGAGAAATGATTTTCTGCAGAATATTATTCTTCCCGTTCCTGAATTTGATACTATTAAAAAATTACTTGACCGTTCATATTTAGGTTTATCTTTTTCAGGGGAAACGAAAAGAATGGTGGTTGAAAAACTGCATCTCATGAAGGATAAAAATTCTTTCGAGTCTTTAATGGGCTTGATGGATATTTTACATATTCTTGCTAACTCCGGTGAAGTGAAAGAATTAAACAATGAAGACACTCGAATCAAATGGTTTTTAAATGATAAAATAAGAATGGGAACGATCTACGATTATATTCATGAGAATTACGACAAAAATCCCAACGTAAATATTATTGCTGAAAATGTGAATTTAAGTACTCCCGCTTTTTGCCGGTATTTTAAAAAACAAACGAATATGACCTTCACCGATTTTGTGAATAATTACAGAATCAATCAGGCAAAATTACTGTTGCTTCAAAATGAAGGAATCACCGAAGTCTGCTTTCAGGTCGGTTTTGAAAGTCTTTCTTATTTTAATAAGTTGTTTAAAAAACTGATGAATGAAACGCCGACCGAGTTTAAGAAAAAACATTTGAGTAAGGTTGTATAA
- a CDS encoding MFS transporter, which yields MKIDKRIIPLAIGGLGIGTTEFTVMGLLPDIAKTLQITIPEAGHLISAYALGVVIGAPILIGYSVKFPPKKVLLSLMVIFTLFNALSAVAPDYTTMLIIRFLSGLPHGAFFGVGTVVAARMAAKGKEAFYISLMFTGLTVANLAMVPLVTYIGHTFHWRWYFAIVAVIGLIALLFLKLWLPAIETNEDTHFKEEIKFLKRKQAWLVLMITAIGFGGLFTWFSYITPLMTVMSGIKESQMAYVMILAGGGMVVGNLVGGYLSDRLSPEKTCVLLMSLMMVSLAGVFFLSEHTGLSLVLTFICGALSMSVAAPINIMMMKAAPKSEMMAAAFMQAAFNCANAMGAFLGGLPLERGYSYNYPSLVGVGMTFIGLIIAFRYKQLYGSQVLHQEEVPVECISCDK from the coding sequence ATGAAGATTGATAAAAGAATAATACCGCTGGCTATCGGTGGTTTAGGTATTGGAACCACGGAATTTACCGTGATGGGTCTGCTTCCGGATATTGCAAAGACCTTGCAGATCACAATACCTGAAGCGGGACATTTAATCTCCGCATATGCATTGGGAGTGGTAATCGGAGCTCCGATTCTGATCGGATATTCCGTGAAATTTCCACCGAAAAAAGTATTGCTTTCTCTGATGGTAATTTTCACCCTGTTCAATGCACTTTCAGCAGTAGCACCTGATTATACGACCATGCTTATTATCAGATTTCTTTCCGGATTGCCACATGGAGCATTTTTCGGAGTAGGAACAGTAGTGGCTGCGAGAATGGCGGCAAAAGGAAAAGAAGCTTTTTATATTTCCTTAATGTTCACAGGGCTCACCGTGGCCAATCTGGCGATGGTTCCTTTGGTAACTTATATAGGTCATACTTTCCACTGGAGATGGTATTTTGCGATTGTCGCCGTCATCGGATTAATTGCCTTATTATTCCTAAAACTCTGGCTTCCGGCTATTGAAACGAATGAAGATACCCATTTTAAAGAAGAAATTAAATTCCTCAAAAGAAAGCAGGCATGGCTTGTTTTAATGATTACCGCGATCGGTTTTGGCGGACTTTTCACTTGGTTTAGTTATATTACGCCTTTAATGACAGTAATGTCAGGCATTAAAGAAAGCCAGATGGCCTATGTCATGATTCTCGCCGGTGGCGGAATGGTGGTAGGAAATTTAGTGGGGGGCTATCTTTCAGACAGGTTAAGTCCTGAAAAAACATGTGTCCTTTTGATGTCTTTAATGATGGTTTCTCTTGCAGGTGTATTTTTCCTTTCTGAACATACGGGATTATCGCTGGTATTAACGTTCATCTGCGGAGCGTTATCCATGTCGGTTGCAGCGCCCATTAACATTATGATGATGAAAGCGGCACCCAAAAGTGAGATGATGGCGGCAGCATTTATGCAGGCAGCATTCAACTGTGCCAATGCAATGGGTGCGTTCCTTGGAGGTTTGCCTCTGGAAAGGGGGTATTCCTATAACTATCCGTCTTTAGTCGGAGTGGGAATGACTTTCATTGGGTTGATCATCGCTTTCAGATATAAACAACTGTACGGATCACAGGTTCTTCATCAGGAAGAAGTACCTGTGGAATGTATTTCATGTGACAAATAA
- a CDS encoding STAS/SEC14 domain-containing protein, producing the protein MITIIPEAPENVAAFNATGEVTKEDFENLVIPRVKAKVDQFGELNYLLYLDTDLDNFTMGAWIEDTLLGIKNLANWNRAAIVTDKEGVQKFTDIFSVLMPGEFKSFPKENLYNALYWCKNGNEVEA; encoded by the coding sequence ATGATAACGATTATTCCAGAAGCTCCGGAGAATGTTGCGGCATTCAATGCGACGGGCGAGGTAACAAAAGAAGATTTTGAAAATCTGGTAATTCCACGGGTAAAAGCAAAAGTGGATCAATTTGGAGAGTTGAATTATTTGCTGTATTTGGATACTGATCTGGATAATTTTACGATGGGAGCATGGATTGAAGATACCCTCTTGGGTATAAAGAATCTGGCCAACTGGAACAGGGCCGCTATCGTAACGGATAAAGAAGGTGTACAGAAATTCACTGATATTTTCAGTGTTCTGATGCCTGGAGAATTTAAATCTTTTCCTAAAGAAAATTTATACAATGCCCTGTATTGGTGCAAGAATGGCAATGAAGTAGAGGCATAA
- a CDS encoding NAD(P)/FAD-dependent oxidoreductase, translating into MNLKSNEPFWLLKNGLVSSYPSLKSNEECDVLIIGGGITGSLVAHQMVADGYKTILIDKREICNGSTSATTSMLQYEIDVPLFELIEKIGQKGAVNSYKACSDSIDTLEKLSEKIKSKAGFKRKQSLYFASKKKDVNWLKEEYKARKKAGFKVKWLEAEEVLKKFGFENTFGGIVSDQGASIDAFKFSHELFELNTKKGLKIFDKTEMTKVEYCKGYNLVTVDSGYQIKAKKIIYCIGYESKNLIKEHFVDLKSTYAIVSEIDHDKFKNITDTLVWNTDDPYIYMRTTDDARLLIGGGDEDFYDSKKRDALLDKKEKEIVKVLKKIKPDYHFYTDFVWAGTFGETKDGLPYISEHPKFKNSYFVLGFGGNGITFSVTGMEMASRFMKGKKHPLSRYFKFGR; encoded by the coding sequence ATGAATCTTAAATCTAATGAACCATTCTGGTTGCTGAAAAACGGATTGGTTTCTTCCTATCCATCCTTAAAATCGAATGAAGAATGTGATGTTTTGATCATCGGAGGCGGAATTACGGGAAGCCTGGTGGCTCATCAAATGGTTGCGGACGGTTATAAAACCATACTTATTGATAAACGTGAAATCTGCAATGGCAGTACTTCCGCAACCACTTCAATGCTGCAATATGAAATTGATGTTCCTCTTTTTGAACTGATAGAAAAAATTGGACAGAAAGGAGCAGTCAACAGCTATAAAGCCTGCTCAGATTCCATCGATACTCTTGAAAAACTCTCAGAAAAAATTAAATCAAAAGCCGGTTTTAAAAGAAAACAGTCATTATATTTTGCTTCGAAAAAGAAGGATGTCAATTGGCTGAAAGAAGAATATAAAGCCAGAAAAAAAGCAGGATTTAAGGTTAAATGGCTTGAAGCTGAAGAAGTTCTAAAAAAATTCGGATTCGAAAACACGTTTGGCGGCATCGTCTCCGATCAGGGAGCGAGTATTGATGCTTTTAAATTCTCTCATGAATTATTTGAATTGAATACCAAAAAAGGACTAAAAATATTCGACAAAACAGAAATGACAAAAGTTGAATATTGTAAAGGATATAATTTGGTGACTGTTGATTCCGGATACCAGATCAAAGCAAAAAAAATCATTTACTGCATTGGCTATGAGAGTAAAAATTTAATCAAAGAGCATTTTGTTGATTTAAAAAGTACCTACGCCATTGTTTCTGAAATTGATCATGATAAATTTAAAAACATCACCGACACATTAGTCTGGAATACGGATGACCCTTATATTTATATGAGAACAACCGATGATGCAAGGCTGCTGATCGGTGGCGGAGATGAGGATTTTTATGATTCCAAAAAACGAGACGCCCTTCTTGATAAAAAAGAAAAAGAAATTGTAAAGGTTCTAAAAAAAATAAAACCGGATTATCATTTTTATACCGATTTTGTCTGGGCCGGGACTTTCGGGGAAACAAAAGATGGTTTACCTTACATCAGTGAGCATCCCAAGTTTAAAAACTCCTATTTCGTGCTGGGATTCGGAGGAAATGGGATCACTTTTTCTGTAACCGGAATGGAAATGGCATCCCGATTTATGAAAGGTAAAAAACATCCACTGTCCCGATATTTTAAATTCGGAAGATAG